From one Bos javanicus breed banteng chromosome 15, ARS-OSU_banteng_1.0, whole genome shotgun sequence genomic stretch:
- the LOC133261225 gene encoding olfactory receptor 56A1: MTSPSNYSSAPASKFLLICFPNYQSWQHWLALPFSFLFLLAMGANTTLLITIRLEASLHEPMYYLLSLLSLLDMVLCLTVIPKVLAIFWFDLRSISFSACFLQMFIMNSFLPMESCTFMVMAYDRYVAICHPLRYPSIISDQFVAKASAFIIARNALLLSPVPILSARLRYCGKNVIENCICANLSVSRLSCDNITVNRIYQSVAGWTLLGSDFILIFISYIFILRAVFKLKTEGAAVKALSTCGSHFILILFFSTILLVVVLTNVARKRVPMDILILLNILHHLIPPALNPIVYGFQTKELKQGFQKLLHRGF; this comes from the coding sequence ATGACATCACCCAGTAACTACTCCTCTGCTCCAGCCTCCAAATTCCTCCTCATCTGCTTCCCTAACTACCAGAGTTGGCAGCACTGGCTGGCCTTACCCTTcagcttcctcttcctcctggccATGGGGGCCAACACCACCCTCCTGATCACCATCCGGCTGGAGGCCTCTCTGCATGAGCCCATGTACTACCTGCTCAGCCTTCTCTCCCTCCTGGACATGGTGCTCTGCCTCACTGTCATCCCCAAGGTCCTGGCCATCTTCTGGTTTGACCTCAGGTCCATCAGCTTCTCTGCCTGCTTCCTCCAGATGTTCATCATGAACAGTTTCCTCCCCATGGAGTCCTGCACATTCATggtcatggcctatgaccgctatgtggccatctgccacccacTACGATACCCATCCATCATCTCTGACCAATTTGTGGCCAAGGCTAGTGCTTTCATCATAGCTCGGAATGCTTTGCTGCTTTCACCTGTTCCTATTCTCTCTGCCCGGCTCCGCTATTGTGGGAAAAATGTCATTGAGAACTGCATCTGTGCCAACCTGTCTGTGTCCAGACTCTCCTGTGACAATATCACCGTGAACAGAATCTATCAGTCTGTGGCTGGTTGGACTTTACTAGGCTCAGATTTCATCCTCATCTTCATCTCCTATATCTTTATCTTAAGAGCTGTGTTCAAGCTCAAGACCGAGGGGGCTGCTGTCAAGGCTCTGAGCACGTGTGGCTCCCACTTCATCCTCATTCTCTTCTTCAGCACCATCCTTCTGGTTGTGGTGTTGACAAATGTGGCCAGAAAGAGGGTCCCCATGGACATCCTGATCCTGCTCAATATCCTTCATCACCTCATACCCCCTGCCTTGAACCCTATTGTATATGGGTTTCAAACCAAAGAGTTAAAGCAGGGGTTTCAGAAGTTGTTGCATAGGGGGTTTTAA